The genomic DNA ACGACGAAAAAGTCGCTGCTGCCACGATTGCCGCCGATTGCGGCGTCGATTTCGTCAAGACGTCGACCGGGATGTTCGGGCAGGCGACCGCTGCGGACGTTGCGCTGCTCTTCGAGACAGTCGGCGGGCGGGTCGGCGTGAAAGCGTCGGGCGGCATCCGCACACTGCAGCAAGCCTTGAGCATGATCGAAGCCGGCGCGTCACGTATTGGCACATCGTCCGGCGTCGCCATACTGCAGGAGTTGCGCAACCGCAAATGAAGACGCTTTACGAATTGATCGCCGTTAAGCGCGACGGCGGCGAACTCCAGGCCTCCGAAATCCAGTGGTTGGTTGAGCAGTACACGCGCACGAAGGTGACCGACTACCAGATGTCGGCATTCTTGATGGCGGCATTTATTCGCGGACTTTCGCCGGAAGAGACTTCGGCGCTTACGGCGGCGATGCTCAAGTCGGGCACGACGGTAGCGGTTAAAGGCCTCGACCGACCGTTGATCGACAAACATTCGACAGGGGGAGTCGGCGACAAACTCTCGCTAACGCTGTCGCCGATTTTGGCCGACTGCGGGATTGCCGTCGGCATGTTTTCAGGTCGCGGTCTCGGCCACACTGGCGGGACGCTGGACAAGCTGGAGGCGATCCCCGGGATGAAGGTATTTCACTCGCCCGCCACCTTCGGCCGGCTCTTGAAGAGGCATCGCTTCGCCATCACCGGTCAGACGGCGAGGATCGCGCCGGCCGACAAGAAGATCTATGCCCTCCGTGACGCCACCGGTACAGTGGAATCGATTCCGCTGATTGTCGCGAGTATCATGTCGAAGAAGCTGGCGCTGAAGTCGGATGGGATCGTATTCGACGTCAAGTCGGGTGCCGGTGCATTCATGAAGAAGCAGGAAGATGCGCTGGCGTTGGCGAAAGCGTTGGTGGAAGTCGCCCGCGCCCATTCCCTACCGGCGCGCGCGGTGATCACCAATATGGATCAACCCACCGGGCGGATGATCGGCAACTGGCTGGAAGTGATCGAGACCGTCGAGGTGCTGAAGGGTGGCGGACCTGCCGACACGGTAGCGCTGACGTTGGAACTGAGCTCTCAGATGCTCAAGGTTGCCGGGCTGAGCGACTCGGCATGTTCGATACAGGGCGGCATGAGTGAGCAGTTGCGATCGGGCGAGTCGTATGAGTCGTTTTGCCGCTATGTCAAAGCCTGCGGCGGAGATACGAAGACGCTGGAGCGTGCCGAACAGCGGCAAGAGCGCGCGCACAAGGTCGTTGTTGAAAGCCCCGCAAGCGGGTATATTAGTGCGTTGGATGCCGGTCGCCTGGGATTTCTGGCAGTCAAACTCGGCGCCGGTCGCCGCGCGGTAGCCGACAAGATCGACTATCTGGCCGGAATTGAACTGCACGCCAAGATCGGCGGTCAGGTTTCAGCCGGTCAGCCCTTAGCGACAGGTTACGCGTCCCGATCGGCGAAACTGGCCGATTTTGAAGAGAAGTTCCTGACCTGCATCCGGATTACGCCGGCGCCGCCGGAAAGACCGCGCTTGGTGCTGGCACGGTTGTGAGAACAATGAACGAGAAACGCGA from Candidatus Zixiibacteriota bacterium includes the following:
- a CDS encoding 2-deoxyribose-5-phosphate aldolase, which translates into the protein DEKVAAATIAADCGVDFVKTSTGMFGQATAADVALLFETVGGRVGVKASGGIRTLQQALSMIEAGASRIGTSSGVAILQELRNRK
- a CDS encoding thymidine phosphorylase — translated: MKTLYELIAVKRDGGELQASEIQWLVEQYTRTKVTDYQMSAFLMAAFIRGLSPEETSALTAAMLKSGTTVAVKGLDRPLIDKHSTGGVGDKLSLTLSPILADCGIAVGMFSGRGLGHTGGTLDKLEAIPGMKVFHSPATFGRLLKRHRFAITGQTARIAPADKKIYALRDATGTVESIPLIVASIMSKKLALKSDGIVFDVKSGAGAFMKKQEDALALAKALVEVARAHSLPARAVITNMDQPTGRMIGNWLEVIETVEVLKGGGPADTVALTLELSSQMLKVAGLSDSACSIQGGMSEQLRSGESYESFCRYVKACGGDTKTLERAEQRQERAHKVVVESPASGYISALDAGRLGFLAVKLGAGRRAVADKIDYLAGIELHAKIGGQVSAGQPLATGYASRSAKLADFEEKFLTCIRITPAPPERPRLVLARL